ACGCCTCGGGGTTGCTGGACACCGCTCGCGCTATCCGCGGCAACGCCCGCATCAGGTACTCCTTGTAGGCGGTGGCGAACAACGCGTTGGCCGGTGTGGAGAATTCACACACCACCAGGCGACCGCCGGGCCGGGTGACGCGGGCCATCTCGCGTAGCGCGGTCTGCTGGTCGGCAACGTTGCGCAGCCCGAAACTGACGGTGACCGCGTCGAATACGCCATCGCCAAACGGCAGCCGAGTGGCGTCAGCCGCGACCTTGGGAACCTTTCGCGCGGCGCCAGCCGCGAGCATTCCGACCGAGAAATCGGCCGCCACACACCATGCTCCGGACTTCGCCAGCTCGACCGTCGACACCGCGGTGCCCGCCGCCAGATCCAGGACCGTCTGGCCGGGCCCGATCCGCAGCGCCGACCGGGTGGCGCGCCGCCAGTACCGGTCCCGGCCGAGCGAGAGCACCGTGTTGGTCAGGTCATATCGGCGCGCGACGCCGTCGAACATCGACGCCACATCCCGGGGGTCCTTGTCGAGGGCCGCGCGACTCACGACGTCGACCCTAGCTCGGCCCGGCGACGCGGCCCGCCTACGGGGGCGAGCGGGCAACCGGGCTGGGCCCGGTCAGGCAGCCCGAGCCTGCCGCCCGCCGCGCACGGCCTCATAGTGAGCGAGCAACTGGTCACAGACCACCGGCCAGCCGCGGCCCAGCACACTGCGCCGCGCCGCCAGCGAATAGCGGTGTCGTTCGTGGACCAGATGGGCGACCGCGCCGGGCAGCCGTGCCTCGAACTCGTCGACGGGCAGCAGCAGCCCGGTGCGGCCCGGGTCGACCAGATCGCGCGGGCCGCCGGCGTCGGGGGCGATCACCGGCAGCCCCGACGCCAGCGCTTCCTGTACGACCTGACAGAACGTCTCGTGCTCACCGGTATGCACGAAGACGTCCATGCTGGCGTACACCGCGGCGAGCTCGTCGCCGTACAGCGCGCCCGTGAAAACGG
This is a stretch of genomic DNA from Mycobacterium lacus. It encodes these proteins:
- a CDS encoding demethylmenaquinone methyltransferase, producing the protein MSRAALDKDPRDVASMFDGVARRYDLTNTVLSLGRDRYWRRATRSALRIGPGQTVLDLAAGTAVSTVELAKSGAWCVAADFSVGMLAAGAARKVPKVAADATRLPFGDGVFDAVTVSFGLRNVADQQTALREMARVTRPGGRLVVCEFSTPANALFATAYKEYLMRALPRIARAVSSNPEAYVYLAESIRAWPDQATLAHQISGAGWAGVRWRNLTGGIVALHAAYKQA